In Herpetosiphonaceae bacterium, the genomic stretch CGGCGTATGCACGCAGGTCCGTACCATGACTCCGAAGAAGCCGAACTCGGCGCTGCGCAAGGTAGCCCGCGTTCGCCTGTCGAACGGCATCGAAGTCACCGCCTACATCCCAGGCGAGAGCCACAACTTGCAGGAGCACTCGGTGGTCCTGATCCGTGGCGGTCGTGTCAAGGACTTGCCGGGCGTGCGCTATCATATCGTGCGCGGTACCCTGGACGCTCAGGGCGTTAACAACCGCAAGCAGGGCCGCTCGAAGTACGGCACGAAGAAGAACGCGCCGGTGACGGGTAAGAAGCGGTAGGACCCTCGTGCTCAGCCATCCAGCGCTCGTTGCCGACGACATCGATCGGATCGTGATGCTTAAACGCGGGCGTTATTGAGTGGCTGACGATTGAACATTGATTGTTTACGGAGTAGATATGCCACGACGAGGTAAGTATCAAAAGCGCCAGACGCCGCCGGACGTGCGTTACAGCAGCCCGCAGGTGCAGCTTTTCATCAACAAAGTGATGTGGAGCGGCAAAAAAGCCGTTGCCGAGAAGATTGTCTACGGCTCGCTGGATAGCGCCGCGGAGCGGCTTGGCCGCCAGCCAATCGAGGTGTTCGAGACGGCGCTGCGGA encodes the following:
- the rpsL gene encoding 30S ribosomal protein S12, with translation MPTINQLVRKPRKPITKKTKAPALRFNYNSLQGKLTRGKGAPQKRGVCTQVRTMTPKKPNSALRKVARVRLSNGIEVTAYIPGESHNLQEHSVVLIRGGRVKDLPGVRYHIVRGTLDAQGVNNRKQGRSKYGTKKNAPVTGKKR